ggtggtggtgagcgacgacccagccttcctgACCGCCTCGGCCGAGTGGTCCCTCAAGGGCCGCCTACTGACGTGGTCCAACAAACTCCTGGCCGTCACCCGCCGGCCTCTTCAGGACCTGCCACACCTCTACACCTCCTTCTCCATGATGAACTCCATGTTGATCATCGTGAACGCCTCCGTTGCCTTCCCCAGGTAAGAACAAACTATCCTGTTTCTCAATATGGTCGCTAATGTAAGATCTCAGTTTATGCAATGGTCTGTCATTCTTTTGAAGTGTCATGTTGTTGGTTATACCGTCCACGGCACCATCACGTACTCCAGGCAATGTCCATGTACTGTCCTATTTCTGTATGCCAGTGTAGAGCGTCGTCCAGATAATATGTCACTCTACCGCAGTTACTAATAAAGGTCAGGGGTCTCCAGGTGACGGTGCCGTGCCATCCAGCCCTATGGTCGGGCGGTGTTCAGTGCGCAAgtatagcacatatgattggacGAGTAATACAAGGGAGTGTATATTGATCCTTCCGTCCAACAGGTGTGTCATGTACGTACACCTGCCCTACAGCCCCTCGGGAGAGGTAGAGGTGGTGCGGGTGGGGACCTGGTCCTCAAAACACGGCCTCAGGATCGCCAGCCGCCTCCCGCTCTTTCCCGACAAATTCAGCAAGTGAGTGTACACAGCAGGTGTGGTCTTGTGTACCAGTGTACTGCTGCGATCATGATGAGTTCTGAAGTGCTGCTGTGTTttgtattttcatggttgttacttTGATATGTCAGATGTCTTTTTAAGAGTAGATTGGGGAAGTTGTGAAAAGAACAGGACAGTAGTCCATCCAACGTATATCCATCTTGCTTCTCCAGGTTCATGATAGACAAGATGTTGCCCAGTACATGTATGGTGTTCTGTCCTATTCGTATGAAGGTAAAAACAGTGTTCTTAAACCACTCCCCGTCTGGTTTTCCGCTAGGGTGCATATCAGAAAATGAAGTGTTGCTAGACTCAAAACTGTGTTGTCCTCTGTCCGTTTCATGAGAATATAAGTGTACAGTGTTGATTATCCTGCGCCTACAGCGCAACCGAACAACAGTGTACAATTAGCCTTCAGTGGGTGACACTCCGGCAGGTTCCTAGAAAGGCCGAGGCTGGTGGTGGCAGCCGAGGAGTTCCAGCCTCACGTGTCTATCAAGACGACGGTGGAGAGACCCGGGCAGACGCTGTCCTTCGCAGGACCCATGGAACGCCTCTTGGACTTGCTCGCTCACTCGCTGAACTTCACGTAAGTGTTGGGAGGGACATGGTGTAAGAGTGGTGTGTTCTGAGtaatttatatcattatatcaggCTCGATTTTGGCCTCTTTAGAGCCTAATCTTGGTGAATTTCCTCGGCCGGTGTGGCCACGAAAGTGTTTCGACGGTTCCGTACGCCTATTGTTGTATCCTTGACGTCACTGATCACCTTCCTGTTAACTATCTGCCAGGATGAACAAGGTTATCACATGTAAGAAAGATGATAGACTGTCTCTAACCTTTTCGTAAGAGGAACAGGAATATCATTCGTCTCTCGTACCAGATACAGCTTCCGACGTCCTCCCGATGGCTCGTGGGGAACGAAGCTCCAGAACGGCTCCTGGACCggcatggtggggatggtgggcagGCAGGTGAGTCGTGACGTCAGACTCGAGACCGTCTATGACCCTCCCGGGGCCAAGAATGTCGGTATGATAGACTAGGATAGGACGACTTAGTGCATAAACTGCTGACAAGACTGTGCAGCTAAATTGCAAAATCAGGACATCTTTATGATCCTTTGTGGCATATATCGTCAATGATTTCTCATTTCTGAGCCCTGAATGTTATATCACCGTCGTTCATGCATGGTTtcggggaactgatgaagcaaaaGTTGTGCTTGCGCGCAGGAGGCGGACCTGGGCCTCGGCCCTTTCGGTATCAGCGCCACTCGCGCCGAGATGGTGGACTTCACAGAACCGATACTCATCGACTACGCTCGGATCATGGCCGGTCGAGGGCGGCCTGAGGTGGACCCGTGGGGCTTCCTGCTGCCTCTGGGACCTCTGGTGTGGACGGCCATCCTGGcggcgctgctggtggtgcttGTCGCCGtgttcctcctctcgtttttcgTCTGTCTGAAGGGACCACAGCGAGAATCCTGGCCTACTGAATCGTTCTTCAGCTACATTCGCGTATTACTACAACAGGGTTAGTTGAACTGTAGTCATATAACGTAGCTTTTTATCGTAGTTTCCTCTCTGTAGTCTTTATCGTATGAAGATTGTGAGAAGACAGGACTTCTGGTCGAAAGGTATACAGCACGCATGACTGTCCAGTCGAACATTGTTTTGAATTAACACACTAATGCGCCACTGGCGAAAGTATGaatcataaatgtacatacatttTACACTGAGTAAATGGTTATTATAAGATTATTTCACTTGGTGATAAATCTGACAAGTGGCATTTTCATCTCGGCTTCGGTGTGTCCATGTCTGCTCCTGTGGTGTTGATACTTTTGTAGTCTGTCTTCGTTCTCATACGAGAATCCAGAATTTAAACTTTGATACCACACAGACGTTCCTGTGGTGAAGCACCGCTGGTGGGAGCGTCTGGTGTTGGGGTCGTGGATGGTGATGACGCTAGTGTTGACCAAGAGCTACGCTGGTAACCTCATGTCCATGCTGGCCGTCAGGTACATCCCGCAGCCCTACCAGTCCCTCAGAGACGTGCTGGACGACCCCTCCGCCACTATGATATGGGAGGCCAACACGGCTTATGTCCAGTTTCTCCGTGTAAGTCGTTTTCTTCatgtaaacacttttttttttcctcgatttTCGTTATGTTAACATTAGGAGTAATGCTGGTAATAAGGAGTACTTACACCCTACCTTGATTTTGTACTAGcacacaccatcaaccatcctcacacacCATGTGTTCATAGGCATTTGATTCCCTATCCTtggttcttttgcattcagggcctATGGTACAACACCGTCGAGACTTTTATGCCTTTCAACATAAGCACTTCTGCTCTAAGAGACagtgacctttccttccacacagttttcaatgCGCCCAGAACCTTGAAGACTATGCAATGATGAGGGTGTGGAAGGCGAGGTCAGGGacagagcaaaagtgggtatgtttgaaggtacagcagtcctGAAGGCACCATACTTGATATGAGTTAGGCCATTTACCTTTTCATGACACTATCTTCGTAGGGTACAaaaaaaatagtagtagtagtagtagtggtagtagttattatcatcattatcattataatttttattGAAAATCTAATTACAATCAATCATTATCTTTGTAATTACTATTAGTATTTTACCATGACCAcctttatcattgttgttattatcatcattatcattc
This region of Panulirus ornatus isolate Po-2019 chromosome 38, ASM3632096v1, whole genome shotgun sequence genomic DNA includes:
- the LOC139760826 gene encoding probable glutamate receptor isoform X1, whose protein sequence is MADAMSLLLILNAVAFPAVARLPRSYAGVGETLGVAGGAVEAVLAREQPPYCSVILLTDGTTSATTVFTELGGQEASGGMTMFEAATLTRDHNLTQAQLPLVFSQVRRLRQVSGCVTLVVVSDDPAFLTASAEWSLKGRLLTWSNKLLAVTRRPLQDLPHLYTSFSMMNSMLIIVNASVAFPRCVMYVHLPYSPSGEVEVVRVGTWSSKHGLRIASRLPLFPDKFSKFLERPRLVVAAEEFQPHVSIKTTVERPGQTLSFAGPMERLLDLLAHSLNFTYSFRRPPDGSWGTKLQNGSWTGMVGMVGRQEADLGLGPFGISATRAEMVDFTEPILIDYARIMAGRGRPEVDPWGFLLPLGPLVWTAILAALLVVLVAVFLLSFFVCLKGPQRESWPTESFFSYIRVLLQQDVPVVKHRWWERLVLGSWMVMTLVLTKSYAGNLMSMLAVRYIPQPYQSLRDVLDDPSATMIWEANTAYVQFLRSAESGIFREIIDSEASGRLMYVKSTQYARMRDKLVRAGKHVFMGEDLSSRVLMAQDFSNTGRCEFYASKEVFLPFMFSMIGQKNSPLLPVINERINAVTEAGLYGFWMDTTIPNSTSCTHASSKITVNSSLSVTNLWGMFVVLAGGHTVALLLLCFELLAAARHTQT
- the LOC139760826 gene encoding probable glutamate receptor isoform X2; translated protein: MADAMSLLLILNAVAFPAVARLPRSYGVGETLGVAGGAVEAVLAREQPPYCSVILLTDGTTSATTVFTELGGQEASGGMTMFEAATLTRDHNLTQAQLPLVFSQVRRLRQVSGCVTLVVVSDDPAFLTASAEWSLKGRLLTWSNKLLAVTRRPLQDLPHLYTSFSMMNSMLIIVNASVAFPRCVMYVHLPYSPSGEVEVVRVGTWSSKHGLRIASRLPLFPDKFSKFLERPRLVVAAEEFQPHVSIKTTVERPGQTLSFAGPMERLLDLLAHSLNFTYSFRRPPDGSWGTKLQNGSWTGMVGMVGRQEADLGLGPFGISATRAEMVDFTEPILIDYARIMAGRGRPEVDPWGFLLPLGPLVWTAILAALLVVLVAVFLLSFFVCLKGPQRESWPTESFFSYIRVLLQQDVPVVKHRWWERLVLGSWMVMTLVLTKSYAGNLMSMLAVRYIPQPYQSLRDVLDDPSATMIWEANTAYVQFLRSAESGIFREIIDSEASGRLMYVKSTQYARMRDKLVRAGKHVFMGEDLSSRVLMAQDFSNTGRCEFYASKEVFLPFMFSMIGQKNSPLLPVINERINAVTEAGLYGFWMDTTIPNSTSCTHASSKITVNSSLSVTNLWGMFVVLAGGHTVALLLLCFELLAAARHTQT